Proteins found in one Mucilaginibacter gracilis genomic segment:
- a CDS encoding FAD-binding and (Fe-S)-binding domain-containing protein — translation MIGLTDYFTALSKQFSGELYFDDSVLHDAQKRVYSTDASVYQEKPTAVAVPKTEADLSLLITFANQHKITLIPRAAGTSLAGQVVGNGIVVDISKYFKQVIEINADEKWVRVQPGIVRDDLNALLRPYKLMFGPETSTSSRAMVGGMIGNNSCGLHSISWGDTRQHLLEAKVFLSNGEAVEFKPLTQTELQQKMLPDTLEGSIYRTMNGLMSNEKNIGLINDNYPKKSLSRRNTGYALDFLIRESTAQPFNLCKLLAGSEGTLAFVTEAKLNLLPLPPAIDNLVCIHFTSLQEALQANLIILKHKPLASELVDKYIMDFTKGHATYQHNRFFIEGEPEALLMAEFMADDAETVRQQAEALVAELKAAGLGYAYPILSGNEAKLAWDVRKAGLGLIRNLPGDKQPVNLIEDCAVSPEDLPAYIADLQQLLKDHQLHASYYAHAGAGELHVEPMIDLKTTEGQALFRTVLKETAVLVKKYNGSLSGEHGDGRLRGEFIPFMLGNEVYDLLKQVKNCFDPHHLFNAGKIIETPAMNTHLRYEPKHKGKIIPTIFDFTKQEGILRLTEKCSGSGDCRKTEVTGGTMCPSYMATLQEKDTTRARANILRQFLTTSEKENPYDYKEIKEVMDLCLSCKGCKSECPSSVDVAKMKAEFLQHYYDANGIPLRTRMIGNFTQMQRLASIWPGLYNHVIGASFTGGIIKKLAGFAQKRSLPQVGKQTLRSWKKNWDKQRQKAGKLKTSPTHTVNLFCDEFTNYNDVEIGITTIKLLTALGYEVNIPNHLESGRTYLSKGMLRKAKQIAEQNINLLSAVVSSDVPLIGIEPSAILTFRDEYPDLAPAELQPKAQALAKNSFMLEEFLMRELINNRISKQQFTTEPRLIKLHGHCYQKALNALFPTQTILSLPQNYKVELIPSGCCGMAGSFGYEEEHYDISMKIAELVLLPNVRAADINTIIAAAGTSCRHQIKDGASVKALHPAEILWNALLVK, via the coding sequence ATGATTGGTTTAACAGATTATTTTACTGCTTTAAGCAAACAGTTTAGCGGCGAGCTTTATTTTGACGATTCTGTGCTTCACGATGCTCAAAAGCGAGTTTACTCAACCGATGCGTCTGTTTATCAGGAAAAACCTACAGCCGTTGCAGTGCCTAAAACCGAGGCCGATTTAAGCTTGCTTATCACATTTGCCAATCAGCACAAAATAACCTTAATACCGCGCGCCGCAGGCACATCATTAGCAGGGCAGGTTGTGGGCAACGGTATTGTGGTTGATATATCTAAGTATTTTAAACAGGTTATTGAAATTAATGCCGACGAAAAATGGGTAAGGGTACAACCCGGCATCGTTCGCGATGATTTGAATGCCCTGCTGCGGCCCTACAAATTGATGTTTGGCCCCGAAACTTCAACCTCAAGCCGGGCAATGGTAGGCGGAATGATAGGCAATAATTCCTGCGGGCTTCACTCTATATCATGGGGCGATACCCGCCAGCATTTACTGGAGGCCAAAGTGTTTTTAAGCAATGGCGAAGCCGTTGAATTTAAGCCGCTAACCCAAACCGAATTACAGCAAAAAATGCTCCCCGATACTTTAGAAGGCAGCATTTACCGTACCATGAACGGCTTAATGAGCAACGAAAAAAACATTGGGCTTATTAATGATAACTATCCTAAAAAATCACTTTCCCGCAGAAACACTGGCTACGCGCTCGATTTTTTAATTCGCGAAAGCACCGCGCAACCCTTTAATTTGTGCAAATTACTGGCAGGGTCCGAGGGTACTTTAGCCTTTGTAACCGAAGCCAAATTAAACCTGCTGCCCCTGCCCCCGGCAATTGATAACCTGGTTTGCATTCATTTTACTTCGCTGCAAGAGGCTTTGCAGGCCAACCTCATTATACTCAAGCATAAGCCCCTGGCATCCGAACTGGTGGATAAGTACATTATGGACTTTACCAAGGGCCACGCAACCTACCAGCATAACCGCTTTTTTATTGAGGGTGAACCCGAAGCCCTGCTAATGGCCGAGTTTATGGCAGATGATGCCGAAACGGTACGCCAGCAAGCCGAAGCGTTGGTTGCCGAACTAAAAGCCGCAGGTTTAGGCTATGCCTACCCGATATTGAGCGGTAACGAGGCCAAACTGGCCTGGGATGTGCGTAAAGCCGGGCTGGGATTAATACGTAATTTGCCGGGCGACAAACAACCTGTAAACCTAATTGAGGACTGCGCCGTTTCGCCGGAGGATTTACCCGCTTATATTGCCGATTTGCAGCAGCTTTTAAAAGATCATCAACTCCATGCATCCTACTATGCCCACGCCGGTGCGGGTGAGTTACATGTTGAGCCCATGATAGATTTAAAAACTACCGAAGGCCAGGCCTTGTTTAGAACTGTGCTGAAGGAAACTGCCGTACTGGTTAAAAAATACAATGGCTCGTTAAGCGGCGAGCACGGCGATGGCCGTTTAAGGGGCGAATTTATCCCTTTTATGCTGGGTAACGAGGTTTATGATTTGCTCAAGCAGGTTAAAAACTGTTTCGATCCGCACCATTTATTTAATGCCGGTAAAATTATTGAAACCCCGGCCATGAACACTCACCTGCGTTACGAGCCAAAACATAAGGGTAAAATAATCCCCACCATATTTGATTTTACAAAGCAGGAAGGTATACTTAGGTTAACCGAAAAATGTTCGGGCTCCGGCGATTGCCGTAAAACAGAGGTTACCGGCGGCACCATGTGCCCGTCGTACATGGCTACGCTGCAAGAAAAGGATACCACACGTGCGCGGGCCAATATTTTAAGGCAGTTTTTAACTACTTCGGAAAAGGAAAACCCTTACGATTATAAAGAGATAAAAGAAGTGATGGATTTATGCCTCAGTTGCAAGGGCTGTAAATCCGAATGTCCTTCAAGCGTGGATGTTGCCAAAATGAAGGCCGAGTTTTTACAGCATTATTATGATGCAAACGGCATCCCTTTGCGCACCCGCATGATTGGTAATTTTACCCAAATGCAACGCCTGGCATCAATATGGCCCGGTTTGTATAACCATGTTATAGGTGCAAGCTTTACCGGCGGTATTATTAAAAAACTGGCAGGTTTTGCTCAAAAGCGCTCGTTACCACAGGTTGGTAAACAAACCTTACGTAGCTGGAAAAAAAACTGGGATAAACAAAGGCAAAAAGCGGGCAAATTAAAAACCAGCCCAACGCACACCGTAAACCTATTTTGCGACGAGTTTACCAATTATAACGACGTTGAAATTGGCATTACCACCATTAAGTTGTTAACCGCGCTTGGGTATGAGGTTAACATCCCCAATCATTTAGAAAGCGGGCGCACCTATCTTTCAAAAGGGATGTTGCGAAAGGCAAAGCAAATAGCCGAACAAAATATTAATTTATTGAGTGCTGTTGTTAGTAGCGATGTTCCGTTAATTGGTATCGAGCCATCGGCCATACTAACCTTTCGGGATGAATACCCCGATTTGGCACCTGCCGAATTGCAGCCCAAGGCCCAGGCTTTAGCAAAAAACAGCTTTATGCTCGAAGAATTTTTAATGCGCGAGCTTATAAACAACCGTATCAGCAAACAACAATTTACTACCGAACCCCGGTTGATAAAACTACACGGCCATTGCTATCAAAAAGCGCTTAACGCCTTATTTCCAACCCAAACTATATTGTCGTTACCGCAAAACTACAAAGTTGAGTTAATACCATCGGGTTGCTGTGGTATGGCGGGTTCTTTTGGTTATGAGGAGGAGCATTACGACATATCAATGAAAATAGCCGAACTGGTATTACTGCCCAATGTTAGGGCCGCCGATATAAATACCATAATAGCGGCGGCAGGCACCAGCTGCCGACACCAAATAAAAGACGGAGCATCCGTAAAGGCCCTGCACCCCGCCGAAATTTTGTGGAATGCATTGCTGGTAAAATAA
- a CDS encoding DUF4293 domain-containing protein: MIQRLQSVWLLLASLAMFALFLFPIAHNVYIGATPKTIKVSGIYEDVAGQMQRTTSFLALTIVTIVMGIIPLIILFRYKDRKQQMALCYGLIFVLIGFSFWMSQTVQIYVEMAHVRAENFGIGALLTSISIVCVLGAIRGIKNDEKLVKSADRLR; encoded by the coding sequence ATGATACAAAGACTACAAAGTGTTTGGCTTTTATTGGCAAGTTTGGCCATGTTTGCGTTATTTTTATTCCCGATAGCCCATAATGTTTATATAGGCGCAACCCCTAAAACTATTAAAGTAAGCGGCATTTACGAGGATGTTGCGGGGCAGATGCAACGCACTACGTCGTTTTTGGCCTTAACTATTGTAACTATCGTTATGGGCATAATCCCGCTTATTATACTATTCCGTTATAAAGACCGCAAGCAACAAATGGCACTTTGCTATGGTTTAATATTTGTTTTAATTGGCTTTAGCTTCTGGATGAGTCAAACTGTACAAATTTATGTTGAAATGGCACATGTGCGTGCCGAAAATTTTGGTATAGGGGCTTTGCTTACTTCGATAAGCATTGTTTGTGTATTAGGAGCCATACGGGGGATTAAGAATGATGAGAAACTGGTAAAATCGGCAGATAGGTTGAGGTAG
- a CDS encoding IS982 family transposase, protein MIDYDKITDIFCIVDEFCKDFDATTQPFLLGKPSKRPPTMSKSEIISICMLFHLSGFRCFKHFYIFYLQRHMQREFPNTVSYNRFVELSQSVLMPMSIFLKTCCLGLCTGISFVDSTPIRVCHTKRIKRNKVFKGIAEVGKSTMGWFYGFKLHIVLSDKGEILNFAITQANVDDREPLKNEAFLKAVFGKLFADKGYISEKLTKILFVGDIHLITNIRNNMKNSLMTMNDKIMLRKRSVIETVNDELKNICQVEHSRHRSFTNFITNIVSGLIAYSFLPKKPSISYQQNRSNQILAF, encoded by the coding sequence ATGATTGACTACGATAAAATTACTGATATTTTTTGTATTGTTGACGAGTTTTGCAAGGACTTTGATGCCACTACCCAGCCATTCCTGTTAGGTAAGCCATCTAAACGCCCTCCAACCATGTCTAAAAGCGAGATCATATCCATTTGTATGCTTTTTCATTTAAGTGGCTTCCGGTGTTTTAAACACTTCTATATCTTCTATCTGCAAAGGCACATGCAGCGTGAGTTTCCTAACACCGTATCCTACAACCGCTTTGTAGAACTTAGCCAAAGTGTGCTGATGCCCATGTCTATCTTTCTCAAAACCTGCTGCTTAGGCTTATGTACTGGCATTTCGTTCGTTGATTCTACACCGATAAGGGTATGCCATACCAAACGGATTAAAAGAAATAAGGTATTTAAAGGCATTGCCGAAGTAGGCAAATCAACCATGGGCTGGTTTTATGGCTTTAAGCTCCATATCGTCCTTAGCGACAAGGGTGAAATACTCAACTTCGCTATTACACAGGCCAACGTAGATGACCGGGAACCACTTAAAAACGAAGCTTTCCTGAAAGCTGTTTTTGGCAAACTGTTTGCCGACAAAGGCTATATATCAGAAAAACTGACCAAAATATTGTTTGTTGGTGATATACACCTCATAACCAATATCCGTAACAATATGAAAAACAGCCTGATGACCATGAACGACAAAATCATGCTCCGCAAGAGATCGGTCATAGAGACTGTTAATGATGAACTCAAAAACATCTGCCAGGTCGAACATTCAAGACACCGCTCTTTTACTAACTTTATCACTAATATCGTATCCGGATTGATCGCTTACTCATTTCTCCCTAAAAAACCTTCCATATCCTACCAACAAAATCGATCTAATCAAATTCTTGCTTTCTGA
- a CDS encoding carboxypeptidase-like regulatory domain-containing protein — translation MKNFLLPFLLLFVADVAMAQKPLSYSSVSSYYTYIYPVKDADVEQLYSDKKYLLDDKILGRPINSALTNRFKMPVLKPGNYLKVYVTENKLEYKLIEQHSAFIKVLDNHTDLRFVVLDTLGNELNNAEVWVKNKKVSYDADAHMYHFRHINIGKDDDASLKVRYAGVSNYFTLNPINQYHYHYHYRQPFWRKILYNTPIKYVAVPVNRWLHPQRYSYNSWQHYAGYLAFNKPMYKPGDTVKFKAYIFGKSNKKPVKQKQLLIKLNTNYNKANDKTIATVSSYRDGAFEREFVLNDSLKLTLDQNYTLSLIDPLKTTAKRTEVLITGTFRYEDYELKSVKFTARADKEEHSPGNPVAMYFKATDENDLPVADGRVEVRLVTENVNDYKSQHLFVPDTLWKHKLNLEPVGETKLEIPDSIFAKADIKYRVESVFFNSNNESQSRSSRISFINQNYKIVTRLDQDTLKISYLDKGKDLPMSATITSVDEDDNNVSQTVVNLPTKIVINPHIPEYDIKTDSVSEIVKLKDFKADISSSAYRNADSVYIKVNNPRHIPFWYTVFSGGKIMDSGKGIELFYKKAYHNSGNVFLLLNWIWGAEAQNDEVTILYRDKLLDIAVKQPIAVYPGQQVEMEVDVKNAKGKPVADADITAYSATAKFQNYYTPDIPYFGKLYPARKQKNGYKVEYKGENGNFNLNWDRWSKQMGLDSITYFKFTHPYDVYQVEETAPASLTQIAPFVMSKGEILPIYLLYIDGRPVYFNQAEQLQRYSFKVSPGKHNIKMRILKQEIVYNDAVVPQGKKLILSLNADTMLNKKVTFFKRPDTLTRYEAEQLNKYMTRIVDSYDWKMATLSQANDVFLLGHGGNYALRNGTGILAGPLAYNYADFTVHGETPRSFLVEPGYSFEFLPGLIKQKSIPGRYPFNINLASNMSGPKYNQYALTHHEVDTLWQQFLDNRSYSTALFPQSYISKYRNGKLVIKVEGYGANNAANDTHPLIKNIIVYRYNNPDYMRIYPGNTTDMGYLEPGKYRLLFLLKGDSYYIHEQVAVKANGINYYQIAIKAMPKDTVSSKIAAIINSRDGVVYNSDNSDKDMLKLKEAFNDTFLDRSTFKNYVTGRVTDKNKEAVPGATVKIKGTSIIVNTDINGYFKIAVPESGHLLIMFIGYESQEISIKSGTYVDVVLKESSKQLSEVVVVGYGTQMKRDMTGSISKISSSLMGRVAGLDITIRGTNSISTDKAPLYIIDGVVVENGMSGLDPLLIADISVLKDAAATAVYGARAANGVVIITTKKKANNNTTTDGGTPAQEQTLRKNFSDYAFWQPKLKTNEQGKAKFTVTFPDDITRWRTTVIGIAGRQTGISEGQIKSFKSLSANFVSPQFAIKGDEINPLGKVVNYTTESVNLNRVFKYNGQVIKSGTVSVKSSLIDTFKIVTPDVDSLHFEYTIKKDNGYFDGERRSIPVFEQGVLETKGTFADMEKDTTLTLKFDPALGTVTFRAEASALPVLLDETERLRNYQYLCNEQLASKLKGLLIQKRVKKYLGEPFKWDKNILLLIKKLQESRKAEGTWGWWKDGDDELWISLHAIEALLEAGQQGYAVELDKQKLIDYLVYRVNAYSSTDKLDAIGLLIKLGAKADYAALLADYQKSIPKRVKLSAYEKIRLMLVKQQAGLPVELDTLAKYKHSTMFGNLYWGENCYRFFDNAIQLSIMAYHIYKADGHHADMLPKIRNYFLEQRGADGWRNTYESALILETILPDLLSGDKQLQASQITLGGEKSETVSKFPYSTTLAANAKLTIAKKGNLPVYITAYQQYWNRKPDKISKDFTVNTWFKKDQESVTKLKGGEQVTLEAEVTARADADYVMIEIPIPAGCSYYSKEQNYWGNEVHREYFKNKVNIFCRKLKQGKYSFSIKLMPRYSGNYNLNPAKAEMMYFPVFYGREAMKKVRID, via the coding sequence ATGAAAAACTTTTTATTGCCGTTTTTATTGCTCTTTGTAGCGGATGTAGCTATGGCGCAAAAACCATTAAGCTACAGTAGTGTAAGCAGTTATTATACTTATATCTATCCGGTAAAAGATGCCGATGTTGAGCAGCTTTACAGCGATAAAAAGTACTTGCTTGATGATAAAATATTAGGTAGACCAATTAATTCGGCATTAACAAACCGATTTAAAATGCCGGTGTTAAAGCCGGGCAATTACCTCAAGGTTTACGTTACTGAAAACAAACTGGAATATAAGCTGATCGAACAGCATTCGGCATTCATCAAAGTGTTGGATAATCATACAGATCTTCGTTTTGTGGTTTTAGATACCCTGGGTAACGAGCTTAACAATGCCGAAGTATGGGTTAAAAATAAAAAGGTAAGTTACGATGCTGACGCCCATATGTATCATTTCAGGCATATTAATATAGGTAAGGATGATGATGCCTCGTTAAAGGTTAGGTATGCCGGAGTTTCCAATTACTTTACATTAAACCCAATCAACCAATACCATTACCATTACCATTACCGCCAGCCATTTTGGCGTAAGATACTCTACAATACGCCAATAAAGTACGTAGCGGTACCTGTTAACAGGTGGCTGCATCCACAGCGCTATAGTTATAATTCGTGGCAGCATTATGCCGGTTACTTAGCCTTTAACAAGCCGATGTATAAACCTGGCGATACTGTTAAGTTTAAGGCTTACATTTTCGGCAAAAGCAACAAAAAGCCGGTTAAGCAAAAGCAATTACTTATTAAATTAAACACAAACTATAATAAAGCCAACGACAAAACTATAGCCACAGTGAGCAGCTATCGCGATGGTGCGTTTGAGAGAGAGTTTGTTTTAAATGATAGCTTAAAATTAACCCTCGATCAAAATTATACCCTTAGTTTGATCGATCCTTTAAAAACTACAGCCAAAAGGACAGAAGTACTGATAACCGGGACTTTCAGGTACGAAGATTATGAACTAAAATCAGTCAAATTTACTGCCCGAGCCGATAAGGAAGAGCATTCGCCGGGCAACCCCGTGGCTATGTATTTTAAAGCTACCGATGAGAACGACCTGCCCGTTGCCGATGGCCGTGTGGAGGTTAGGCTGGTAACCGAAAACGTGAATGATTATAAAAGCCAACACCTGTTTGTGCCCGATACTTTATGGAAACACAAACTAAACCTTGAACCCGTTGGCGAAACAAAGCTTGAAATTCCTGATTCAATTTTTGCTAAAGCAGACATCAAATACCGGGTTGAAAGTGTGTTTTTTAATAGCAATAACGAGAGCCAAAGTCGGTCTAGTCGCATATCATTCATCAACCAAAATTATAAGATAGTTACCCGTTTAGATCAGGACACCTTAAAAATAAGCTACCTTGATAAAGGAAAAGATTTACCGATGAGCGCTACCATAACCTCGGTAGATGAGGATGATAATAATGTTAGTCAAACTGTTGTTAACCTGCCTACTAAAATAGTTATTAACCCGCACATCCCTGAGTATGATATTAAAACAGATAGCGTATCAGAAATTGTAAAGCTTAAAGATTTTAAAGCAGATATCAGTTCATCGGCCTACCGCAATGCCGATTCGGTTTACATTAAGGTGAATAACCCCCGGCATATCCCGTTTTGGTACACCGTGTTTAGCGGCGGTAAAATTATGGATAGCGGCAAAGGCATTGAATTGTTTTACAAAAAGGCATATCATAACAGTGGCAATGTTTTCTTGCTTTTGAATTGGATTTGGGGTGCCGAAGCTCAAAACGACGAGGTAACTATTTTGTATCGCGATAAGCTGCTTGATATTGCCGTTAAACAGCCAATAGCGGTTTATCCCGGCCAACAGGTAGAAATGGAGGTTGACGTGAAAAATGCCAAAGGCAAGCCCGTTGCCGATGCCGATATTACTGCTTACTCGGCTACAGCTAAGTTTCAAAATTATTATACGCCCGATATACCCTACTTTGGCAAACTATACCCCGCAAGGAAGCAAAAAAACGGCTACAAAGTTGAATACAAAGGTGAGAATGGTAACTTTAACCTAAACTGGGATAGGTGGAGTAAACAAATGGGTTTGGATAGTATTACCTATTTTAAATTCACCCACCCCTACGATGTTTACCAGGTAGAAGAAACTGCGCCAGCTAGCTTAACCCAGATAGCGCCTTTTGTAATGAGCAAGGGCGAAATATTACCAATTTACCTATTATATATTGATGGCCGCCCGGTTTATTTTAACCAGGCCGAGCAGTTACAGCGTTACAGTTTTAAAGTAAGCCCCGGTAAGCACAATATAAAAATGCGCATTTTAAAGCAAGAAATTGTGTACAATGACGCTGTTGTGCCTCAAGGCAAAAAATTGATATTGAGTTTAAATGCCGATACCATGCTTAATAAAAAGGTAACGTTTTTTAAACGGCCAGATACCCTTACCCGTTACGAAGCCGAACAATTGAATAAATACATGACCCGCATTGTTGACAGCTATGACTGGAAAATGGCAACCCTTTCGCAGGCTAATGATGTTTTTTTACTGGGGCACGGCGGCAATTATGCTTTGCGTAATGGTACCGGTATTTTAGCAGGCCCGCTGGCTTATAACTATGCCGATTTTACTGTGCATGGCGAAACACCACGGAGTTTTTTAGTGGAGCCCGGTTATTCGTTCGAGTTTTTGCCGGGTTTAATTAAGCAAAAGTCAATACCGGGCAGGTATCCGTTCAATATTAATCTTGCCAGCAACATGAGTGGGCCTAAGTACAACCAGTACGCACTTACCCACCACGAAGTGGATACCCTGTGGCAGCAGTTTTTAGACAACCGCAGTTATTCAACCGCACTGTTTCCGCAATCCTATATTAGCAAGTACCGTAATGGTAAGCTGGTAATCAAGGTTGAAGGCTATGGCGCAAATAATGCGGCCAATGATACGCATCCGCTTATTAAAAACATTATAGTTTACCGTTATAACAATCCCGATTACATGCGTATTTACCCAGGCAACACTACCGATATGGGGTACCTGGAACCGGGCAAATACCGATTGCTGTTTTTGTTGAAGGGCGATAGCTACTATATTCATGAACAGGTTGCGGTTAAAGCTAATGGTATTAATTATTATCAAATTGCCATCAAGGCCATGCCTAAAGATACCGTTAGCTCTAAGATTGCCGCCATTATAAACAGCCGCGATGGCGTTGTTTATAATAGCGATAACAGTGATAAAGATATGTTGAAATTAAAGGAAGCCTTTAACGATACTTTTTTAGATCGTTCAACCTTTAAAAACTATGTTACGGGTAGGGTAACTGATAAAAACAAAGAAGCCGTGCCCGGAGCTACGGTTAAAATAAAAGGCACCAGCATAATTGTTAATACCGATATTAATGGTTACTTTAAAATAGCCGTGCCCGAGAGCGGCCATCTGCTGATCATGTTTATCGGGTATGAAAGCCAGGAGATATCGATAAAATCTGGCACTTATGTGGATGTGGTACTAAAAGAATCGAGCAAGCAATTGAGCGAGGTTGTAGTGGTAGGATACGGAACGCAAATGAAAAGAGACATGACGGGTTCTATTTCAAAAATATCATCATCATTGATGGGTAGGGTTGCCGGACTTGATATTACCATTCGTGGCACAAATTCAATTTCTACCGACAAAGCCCCCTTGTATATTATTGATGGCGTAGTGGTTGAAAATGGCATGAGCGGCCTCGATCCGTTGCTGATAGCCGATATCAGTGTGTTAAAAGATGCCGCAGCTACCGCCGTTTATGGTGCCAGGGCGGCCAATGGGGTAGTTATCATTACAACTAAAAAGAAGGCAAATAATAATACAACAACCGATGGCGGCACCCCTGCCCAGGAACAAACATTGCGCAAAAACTTTTCGGACTATGCCTTTTGGCAACCCAAATTAAAAACCAACGAGCAGGGCAAAGCTAAGTTTACCGTTACCTTTCCGGATGATATTACCCGGTGGCGCACCACAGTGATAGGCATCGCCGGCAGGCAAACCGGTATAAGTGAAGGGCAAATTAAATCGTTCAAATCGCTTAGTGCTAATTTTGTGTCGCCCCAGTTTGCCATTAAGGGCGACGAGATAAACCCTTTGGGCAAGGTAGTAAACTATACAACCGAAAGTGTGAATCTTAACCGTGTTTTTAAATACAACGGGCAGGTAATTAAAAGTGGCACGGTAAGCGTTAAAAGTTCGCTGATAGATACCTTTAAAATAGTAACACCCGATGTTGATAGCTTGCATTTTGAATACACTATTAAAAAGGACAATGGTTATTTTGACGGCGAACGCCGCAGCATCCCGGTATTTGAGCAGGGCGTTTTAGAAACCAAGGGCACCTTTGCCGATATGGAAAAGGATACCACGCTTACGCTGAAATTTGACCCGGCATTGGGCACGGTAACCTTCAGGGCCGAAGCATCGGCATTGCCGGTACTGCTTGACGAAACGGAACGCCTGCGCAATTACCAATACCTTTGTAACGAACAATTGGCATCGAAACTGAAAGGCTTACTGATACAAAAACGCGTTAAAAAATATTTGGGCGAACCCTTTAAATGGGATAAAAATATATTGCTGCTGATTAAAAAGCTGCAGGAAAGCCGCAAAGCCGAAGGCACATGGGGCTGGTGGAAAGATGGCGACGACGAATTATGGATAAGCCTGCACGCTATTGAAGCTTTGCTGGAAGCCGGGCAGCAAGGTTACGCTGTTGAGTTAGATAAGCAAAAGCTGATAGATTATTTGGTTTACCGCGTTAACGCCTACAGCAGTACCGATAAACTTGACGCCATTGGTTTACTTATTAAACTTGGCGCGAAAGCAGATTACGCGGCTCTACTGGCCGATTATCAAAAGTCTATCCCGAAAAGGGTAAAGCTGTCTGCTTACGAAAAAATACGTTTGATGCTGGTTAAACAGCAGGCCGGTTTACCTGTTGAACTGGATACTTTGGCTAAGTATAAGCACAGCACCATGTTTGGTAACCTGTATTGGGGCGAAAACTGCTACCGCTTTTTTGATAACGCTATACAGCTGAGTATAATGGCTTACCACATTTATAAAGCCGACGGCCACCATGCCGATATGCTACCCAAAATACGCAACTACTTTTTAGAGCAGCGTGGTGCCGATGGCTGGCGAAATACCTACGAATCGGCGTTGATACTGGAAACTATTTTGCCCGATCTGTTGAGCGGCGATAAGCAACTGCAAGCATCACAAATTACCCTTGGCGGGGAAAAGAGTGAAACAGTTAGCAAGTTTCCTTACAGTACAACTTTGGCGGCCAATGCCAAATTAACTATAGCTAAAAAAGGCAATCTGCCGGTATACATAACCGCTTACCAGCAATATTGGAACCGCAAACCCGATAAGATAAGTAAAGATTTTACAGTGAATACCTGGTTTAAAAAAGACCAGGAAAGTGTTACTAAACTAAAGGGTGGGGAGCAGGTTACCCTTGAGGCCGAAGTTACCGCCCGTGCCGATGCCGATTATGTAATGATAGAAATACCTATACCTGCGGGTTGCTCATACTACAGTAAAGAGCAAAATTATTGGGGCAACGAGGTACACCGCGAATACTTTAAAAATAAAGTAAACATATTTTGCCGCAAATTAAAACAGGGTAAATACAGTTTCAGCATTAAGCTAATGCCACGGTACAGTGGTAATTATAACCTTAATCCGGCTAAAGCCGAAATGATGTACTTCCCCGTATTTTACGGCAGGGAAGCGATGAAAAAAGTGAGGATTGATTAA